The Megachile rotundata isolate GNS110a chromosome 3, iyMegRotu1, whole genome shotgun sequence genome includes a window with the following:
- the LOC100877842 gene encoding uncharacterized protein LOC100877842 isoform X1, producing MYQLKDLLLFSYLIVLITGAAVNIPTKSGWTSSASKSVYSRALGPPVGVDTITVPYVPKSPLFPKFVDPKMMISKKTDLLNNLFNGLGPVYPMNFKPFIPYSATRPSLVSTPTQMQQLLNALGQNSVDEGNGPYKRGALGPFGGKPFGPMGAKPFGPMGPKPFGPMSKFGSKFGSTSKFGPMSKFSSFNTEPDYDMSSDYSRKRRSTDESSVAKLRSIMDDSKPETKSLGPPPPYPTLAPISEESEDEVNVLLKKMGSATAPKQYLPGFFGPVVDPSMFIAKKSAFLDTLFKNLATSTTPSPLPTEAETSTTKSTIVPPDFWFPTSIIPGPTEYDDKVQEFLNKLFESLKLNKTATSETEGALKNDFARSSELDEDAVQSKIARSIEDVSSINAAKDEIIDTILAELGDLKTNMVSTMNDLITYEKSVSTMSAKKPFKSFGPGMWPKPTPSGMLPFQQKMAVLSRVFDMLTDLQKNITLAIQNAVKAKMGSANVPDGSAGINYPFNFNDAYPFANNIPINMSLLDAIKQRLDSLEYGMPISYNPSFNKYESKVARTLSKTPTSFWVSSPEDAAGIKRQVDSDTESLISKDKSDQKQQARSVKMQMHQGYQSLPDGAIESVQAGGGSVPGHQGGGIKLLDSNNDEDMNQWFNWMEYLKNDYHGHRHHNHH from the exons ATGTATCAACTAAAAGATCTATTACTTTTCTCttatttaatagttttaataacTGGTGCAGCTGTTAACATCCCTACTAAATCAGGATGGACAAGCAGTGCTTCAAAATCTG tttattcaaGAGCTCTTGGACCACCAGTGGGAGTGGATACTATAACAGTGCCTTATGTGCCAAAGTCTCCACTTTTTCCAAAATTTGTTGATCCAAAAATGATGATTTCGAAAAAAACAGACTTGTTGAACAATTTGTTTAATGGTTTGGGACCAGTTTATCCTATGAATTTTAAACCATTTATACCATATTCTGCTACTAGACCATCTTTAGTTAGTACTCCCACTCAAATGCAACAACTACTAAATGCTTTAGGCCAAAATAGTGTAGATGAAGGCAATGGACCATATAAGCGTGGAGCTTTAGGACCTTTTGGTGGCAAACCTTTTGGTCCTATGGGTGCCAAACCTTTTGGTCCTATGGGTCCTAAACCTTTTGGGCCTATGTCTAAATTTGGATCTAAATTTGGGTCTACTTCTAAGTTTGGACCtatgtctaaattttcaagctttaataCTGAACCTGATTATGATATGTCAAGTGACTATTCCCGTAAAAGGAGAAGTACAGATGAATCTTCTGTGGCCAAACTACGATCCATTATGGATGATAGTAAACCAGAGACAAAGAGCTTGGGACCACCACCACCTTATCCTACTCTTGCTCCAATTTCTGAAGAATCAGAAGATGAAGTTAATGTGTTACTTAAGAAAATGGGAAGTGCAACAGCACCAAAGCAATATCTACCAGGATTCTTTGGACCTGTAGTTGATCCATCTATGTTCATAGCAAAGAAGTCTGCTTTTTTggatacattatttaaaaatcttgcTACTAGTACTACTCCATCACCACTACCAACAGAAGCAGAAACTTCAACAACAAAAAGTACCATTGTCCCACCAGATTTTTGGTTTCCAACATCAATAATACCTGGTCCAACTGAATATGATGACAAGGTACAAGAAttcttgaataaattatttgaaagcttgaagcTTAACAAAACTGCCACAAGTGAGACTGAAGGAGCACTCAAAAATGACTTTGCAAGATCTTCTGAACTTGATGAGGATGCAGTGCAATCAAAAATTGCTAGATCTATCGAAGATGTATCATCAATCAATGCAGCTAAGGATGAAATTATTGACACTATACTAGCTGAATTGGGTGACTTGAAAACTAATATGGTATCTACgatgaacgatttaattacatatgAAAAATCCGTATCCACAATGTCAGCAAAGAAACCTTTCAAATCTTTTGGACCAGGTATGTGGCCAAAACCTACTCCAAGCGGAATGCTTCCATTTCAACAAAAAATGGCAGTCTTAAGTCGAGTATTTGACATGCTAACCGATTTGCAAAAGAATATTACTTTAGCAATTCAGAATGCAGTAAAAGCTAAAATGGGTTCTGCCAACGTTCCGGATGGAAGCGCTGGTATTAACTATCCATTCAATTTCAATGATGCTTATCCTTTTGCCAACAACATACCTATCAATATGAGCCTTTTGGACGCTATCAAACAGAGACTGGATTCACTTGAATATGGAATGCCTATTTCTTACAATCCAAGTTTCAATAAATATGAATCAAAGGTAGCTCGAACACTGTCAAAAACTCCAACATCATTTTGGGTGTCTTCTCCTGAAGATGCGGCGGGTATAAAACGGCAAGTTGATAGTGACACAGAATCTTTGATAAGTAAAGATAAGTCTGACCAAAAGCAACAGGCGCGTTCAGTTAAAATGCAAATGCATCAAGGATATCAGAGTTTGCCAGATGGTGCTATAGAGTCTGTGCAAGCAGGAGGCGGATCTGTACCTGGTCATCAGGGTGGAGGAATTAAGTTGCTT GATAGCAATAACGACGAGGACATGAACCAGTGGTTCAATTGGATGGAATATCTGAAAAATGATTATCATGGACACAGGCATCATAATCATCACTAG
- the LOC100876944 gene encoding uncharacterized protein LOC100876944 isoform X1 — MSETRHHLHSVSDLYAADEIEVLLLEEIRDLELPASAYSRPEDIQDFDIAGSRTGGQISSQPLELDSPGVHSTVHSWDSHANYHGHYGYDHHDTSSNALAWPRASHLVLYCDIQGHLKTAIGVVRLLLLISSAACLATLCSSGTAKVSLFMLPLVGRLRFMIFVAVFCFLITALLLFLDISHVIYVFPFNWAKLNAWVFTGIGLSYALSSALLACSIWEYYSGGWVPKRTRSQLSAAAALGLSCAILAFLLSWIHGRSRSSCRSSDSRTHTPTQLYKPVDNSSSSGVTLKERSPKRPDSWVVKNQQSKKQNTDSDTNTNNGHHGNDTHSKYKQTANRKDHWASARQHFLPSQENNEDIQREDVNTERRRRRRRRNGDSSSTGDGNLISNKTDSDHIIEENKSRRVPRKLPLQSVEQSRPWPGAERGSSSSMQVRNKTLQMPVNNNAQDYCGIDESSTMQVTQNGFHWEMECTSSNSMEKTTEITMDRTAMWSGQWHPPPDDVQPCSSKTIDPYSFA, encoded by the exons ATGAGCGAGACTCGGCATCATCTTCACTCGGTTTCGGACTTGTATGCAGCCGACGAGATAGAAGTACTTTTATTGGAAGAAATTCGTGACCTGGAATTACCAGCTTCTGCATATTCTAGACCTGAAGATATTCAAGATTTTGACATCG CAGGTAGTAGAACAGGGGGGCAAATTAGCTCCCAACCTTTGGAGCTGGATTCACCAGGGGTCCATTCAACAGTCCATTCATGGGACTCGCATGCTAATTATCATGGTCATTATGGCTATGATCACCATGACACTTCCTCCAATGCTTTGGCTTGGCCAAGAGCAAGTCATTTGGTTCTTTACTGTGACATACAGGGGCATCTTAAAACAGCTATTGGCGTTGTTAGACTTTTACTGCTT ATATCATCTGCAGCGTGTTTGGCAACATTGTGCAGCTCCGGCACTGCCAAGGTCAGCTTATTTATGTTGCCTTTAGTCGGGCGGCTGCGTTTCATGATCTTTGTAGCAGTTTTCTGTTTTTTGATCACTGCATTGCTCCTCTTCCTTGATATTTCGCATGTTATCTATGTTTTTCCTTTCAATTGGGCTAAGTTG AATGCTTGGGTATTCACTGGTATAGGCTTATCTTACGCCTTGAGTAGTGCATTATTAGCATGCTCTATATGGGAATATTACAGTGGTGGTTGGGTACCAAAACGGACTCGTTCTCAGTTATCTGCTGCGGCAGCACTTGGATTATCATGTGCTATTTTAGCATTTTTACTTTCATGGATACATGGCCGCAGTAGATCAAGTTGCAGGAGTTCAGATAGTCGTACTCATACACCAACACAACTTTATAAACCTGTTGataattcttcttcttctgga gtTACTCTCAAAGAACGGAGCCCCAAGAGGCCAGATTCATGGGTTGTAAAAAATCAACAGTCTAAAAAACAAAATACAGATAGtgatacaaatacaaataatgGCCATCACGGCAACGATACTCattcaaaatataaacaaaCAGCTAACAGAAAGGATCATTGGGCTTCAGCGAGACAACATTTCTTACCATCAcaagaaaataatgaagatattcaAAGAGAGGATGTTAATACCGAAaggagaagaagacgaagaagaagaaatggTGATAGTAGTTCCACGGGCGATGGAAATTTAATAAGTAATAAAACCGATAGTGATCATATTATTGAAGAAAACAAATCTAGACGAGTGCCGCGAAAACTACCTCTGCAGTCGGTAGAGCAATCTCGACCTTGGCCTGGGGCTGAACGCGGAAGCAGTAGTTCTATGCAAGTTAGAAACAAAACTTTACAAATGCCAGTGAACAATAACGCACAGGACTATTGTGGCATAGATGAATCTAGTACAATGCAAGTGACTCAAAATGGTTTTCATTGGGAGATGGAATGTACATCTAGTAACAGTATGGAAAAAACAACAGAAATAACTATGGATCGTACTGCCATGTGGTCTGGACAATGGCATCCACCACCTGATGACGTTCAACCATGTTCTAGCAAAACTATTGATCCTTACAGCTTTGCCTga
- the LOC100877732 gene encoding uncharacterized protein LOC100877732 produces the protein MEMNSTDIIEENGNTTVNVSPAFENYPFSWITLQQNSKYKNIINVMNQLLNMYHPDDGISAYEHILKTLLVLSENFDSNMQQRIISIIPLPKGASDIAIKDIICKTTDLIKSANNMSTYQNEEEDSLKLQSKLEWFQTPHLLYKTNSYQGTTSCCEVFPKTADDKLFQLPIDKLNNCNHYNKANVPHALYEDNTYFKRKLYKSGAILNKEDKTKILNLGVTHDNKYFPKSEMDCKTLYSEDMNQNFKKYDNNIHKNKIINMEMYKHLAQEFKNEQEIQQDIYKMDVVCYDETEKDTVTNSKMLKENNLIMNNFVVHKKLRTSLCSFLKRAEQEILIELPILPQIKSLNLVPLTSKYWNFVTEKNLENKNELDFLLNTKNISKCVNISENTNKFVEDKPLRSMDIYPKSAQIDMFHRNLNTALDKTPARECKKQDNTEHLQYKFTMKQTNQNNVNTLQQSTSITKLATFKKQYYDTLLNIQKTKVAVANSMALSSVGTSTKYDPCYSSHFYQQQLLQQHEQLTVNPQFSVHTVARSGLSNMYNSPYTWVQYNDWKHPRTKQLRFSQEFPLQLSRNKELLIFYNP, from the exons ATGGAAATGAATTCTACCGATA taattgAAGAAAATGGAAATACTACAGTAAATGTTAGTCCCGCATTTGAAAATTATCCATTTTCATGGATTACTTTACAGCAGAattcaaagtataaaaatattattaatgtaatgaATCAATTACTAAATATGTACCATCCTGATGATGGAATAAGTGCATATGAGCATATACTGAAAACATTACTAGTCTtatctgaaaattttgataGTAATATGCAACAACGTATCATTTCTATAATACCACTACCAAAAGGTGCTTCAGATATTGCAATAAAGGACATAATATGTAAAACTACTGACCTAATTAAATCAGCTAATAACATGTCTACATACCAAAA TGAAGAAGAAGACTCATTAAAGCTTCAGTCAAAATTAGAATGGTTTCAGACTCCTCATCTTTTGTATAAAACTAATTCTTATCAAGGTACTACATCCTGTTGTGAAGTTTTTCCTAAGACAGCAGATGATAAACTTTTTCAATTACCTATTGATAAACTTAATAATTGTAATCATTACAATAAAGCTAATGTACCTCATGCACTTTATGAG gataatacatattttaaaagaaaattgtataaaagtgGAGCAATTTTAAACAAAGAAGATAAaactaaaattctaaacttaGGAGTAACCCatgataacaaatattttccaaAATCAGAGATGGATTGTAAAACTTTATATAGTGAAGATAtgaatcaaaattttaaaaaatacgacaacaatatacacaaaaataaaattatcaatatggaaatgtataaacatttagcacaagaatttaaaaatgaacaagaaATTCAGCAAGATATATACAAAATGGATGTTGTATGCTATGATGAAACAGAAAAAGATACAGTAACAAATTCAAAG atGCTAAAAGAAAATAATCTCATAATGAATAACTTTGTGGTACATAAAAAACTCAGAACAAGTTTATGCAGTTTTTTAAAACGTGCTGAGCAGGAAATTTTAATTG AACTTCCAATATTGCCTcaaattaaatctttaaatttagtcCCTCTGACATCCAAATATTGGAACTTTGTAACTGAGAAAAATCTGGAAAAtaagaatgagttagattttttattaaatactaagaatatttcaaaatgtgtaAACATATCAGAGAATACAAACAAATTTGTTGAAGACAAACCATTAAGATCAATGGATATTTATCCAAAATCAGCTCAAATAGATATGTTTCATAGGAATTTAAACACTGCACTTGATAAAACACCAGCAAGAGAATGTAAAAAACAAGATAATACAGAACATTTACAATACAA ATTTacaatgaagcaaacgaatcaAAATAATGTTAACACTTTGCAACAATCCACATCCATTACAAAGCTGGCTACATTTAAAAAACAATACTATGATACATTACTCAATATTCAAAAAACTAAAG tggCAGTAGCAAATTCCATGGCATTATCATCCGTGGGGACTTCCACCAAATATGATCCATGTTATTCTAGTCATTTCTATCAACAACAGTTGTTGCAACAACATGAGCAGTTAACAGTAAACCCACAATTTTCAGTGCATACTGTGGCACGATCAGGACTATCAAATATGTATAACAGTCCATATACTTGGGTACAATACAACGATTGGAAACATCCAAGAACAAAACAATTAAGATTTTCACAAGAG TTTCCACTTCAACTTTCAAGAAACAAAGA ACTGTTGATTTTTTACAACCCATGA
- the LOC100876944 gene encoding uncharacterized protein LOC100876944 isoform X2 — MSETRHHLHSVSDLYAADEIEVLLLEEIRDLELPASAYSRPEDIQDFDIGSRTGGQISSQPLELDSPGVHSTVHSWDSHANYHGHYGYDHHDTSSNALAWPRASHLVLYCDIQGHLKTAIGVVRLLLLISSAACLATLCSSGTAKVSLFMLPLVGRLRFMIFVAVFCFLITALLLFLDISHVIYVFPFNWAKLNAWVFTGIGLSYALSSALLACSIWEYYSGGWVPKRTRSQLSAAAALGLSCAILAFLLSWIHGRSRSSCRSSDSRTHTPTQLYKPVDNSSSSGVTLKERSPKRPDSWVVKNQQSKKQNTDSDTNTNNGHHGNDTHSKYKQTANRKDHWASARQHFLPSQENNEDIQREDVNTERRRRRRRRNGDSSSTGDGNLISNKTDSDHIIEENKSRRVPRKLPLQSVEQSRPWPGAERGSSSSMQVRNKTLQMPVNNNAQDYCGIDESSTMQVTQNGFHWEMECTSSNSMEKTTEITMDRTAMWSGQWHPPPDDVQPCSSKTIDPYSFA, encoded by the exons ATGAGCGAGACTCGGCATCATCTTCACTCGGTTTCGGACTTGTATGCAGCCGACGAGATAGAAGTACTTTTATTGGAAGAAATTCGTGACCTGGAATTACCAGCTTCTGCATATTCTAGACCTGAAGATATTCAAGATTTTGACATCG GTAGTAGAACAGGGGGGCAAATTAGCTCCCAACCTTTGGAGCTGGATTCACCAGGGGTCCATTCAACAGTCCATTCATGGGACTCGCATGCTAATTATCATGGTCATTATGGCTATGATCACCATGACACTTCCTCCAATGCTTTGGCTTGGCCAAGAGCAAGTCATTTGGTTCTTTACTGTGACATACAGGGGCATCTTAAAACAGCTATTGGCGTTGTTAGACTTTTACTGCTT ATATCATCTGCAGCGTGTTTGGCAACATTGTGCAGCTCCGGCACTGCCAAGGTCAGCTTATTTATGTTGCCTTTAGTCGGGCGGCTGCGTTTCATGATCTTTGTAGCAGTTTTCTGTTTTTTGATCACTGCATTGCTCCTCTTCCTTGATATTTCGCATGTTATCTATGTTTTTCCTTTCAATTGGGCTAAGTTG AATGCTTGGGTATTCACTGGTATAGGCTTATCTTACGCCTTGAGTAGTGCATTATTAGCATGCTCTATATGGGAATATTACAGTGGTGGTTGGGTACCAAAACGGACTCGTTCTCAGTTATCTGCTGCGGCAGCACTTGGATTATCATGTGCTATTTTAGCATTTTTACTTTCATGGATACATGGCCGCAGTAGATCAAGTTGCAGGAGTTCAGATAGTCGTACTCATACACCAACACAACTTTATAAACCTGTTGataattcttcttcttctgga gtTACTCTCAAAGAACGGAGCCCCAAGAGGCCAGATTCATGGGTTGTAAAAAATCAACAGTCTAAAAAACAAAATACAGATAGtgatacaaatacaaataatgGCCATCACGGCAACGATACTCattcaaaatataaacaaaCAGCTAACAGAAAGGATCATTGGGCTTCAGCGAGACAACATTTCTTACCATCAcaagaaaataatgaagatattcaAAGAGAGGATGTTAATACCGAAaggagaagaagacgaagaagaagaaatggTGATAGTAGTTCCACGGGCGATGGAAATTTAATAAGTAATAAAACCGATAGTGATCATATTATTGAAGAAAACAAATCTAGACGAGTGCCGCGAAAACTACCTCTGCAGTCGGTAGAGCAATCTCGACCTTGGCCTGGGGCTGAACGCGGAAGCAGTAGTTCTATGCAAGTTAGAAACAAAACTTTACAAATGCCAGTGAACAATAACGCACAGGACTATTGTGGCATAGATGAATCTAGTACAATGCAAGTGACTCAAAATGGTTTTCATTGGGAGATGGAATGTACATCTAGTAACAGTATGGAAAAAACAACAGAAATAACTATGGATCGTACTGCCATGTGGTCTGGACAATGGCATCCACCACCTGATGACGTTCAACCATGTTCTAGCAAAACTATTGATCCTTACAGCTTTGCCTga
- the LOC100877842 gene encoding uncharacterized protein LOC100877842 isoform X2: protein MYQLKDLLLFSYLIVLITGAAVNIPTKSGWTSSASKSVYSRALGPPVGVDTITVPYVPKSPLFPKFVDPKMMISKKTDLLNNLFNGLGPVYPMNFKPFIPYSATRPSLVSTPTQMQQLLNALGQNSVDEGNGPYKRGALGPFGGKPFGPMGAKPFGPMGPKPFGPMSKFGSKFGSTSKFGPMSKFSSFNTEPDYDMSSDYSRKRRSTDESSVAKLRSIMDDSKPETKSLGPPPPYPTLAPISEESEDEVNVLLKKMGSATAPKQYLPGFFGPVVDPSMFIAKKSAFLDTLFKNLATSTTPSPLPTEAETSTTKSTIVPPDFWFPTSIIPGPTEYDDKVQEFLNKLFESLKLNKTATSETEGALKNDFARSSELDEDAVQSKIARSIEDVSSINAAKDEIIDTILAELGDLKTNMVSTMNDLITYEKSVSTMSAKKPFKSFGPGMWPKPTPSGMLPFQQKMAVLSRVFDMLTDLQKNITLAIQNAVKAKMGSANVPDGSAGINYPFNFNDAYPFANNIPINMSLLDAIKQRLDSLEYGMPISYNPSFNKYESKVARTLSKTPTSFWVSSPEDAAGIKRQVDSDTESLISKDKSDQKQQARSVKMQMHQGYQSLPDGAIESVQAGGGSVPGHQGGGIKLLIQMPVLPNIQVPDLQNNNYEN from the exons ATGTATCAACTAAAAGATCTATTACTTTTCTCttatttaatagttttaataacTGGTGCAGCTGTTAACATCCCTACTAAATCAGGATGGACAAGCAGTGCTTCAAAATCTG tttattcaaGAGCTCTTGGACCACCAGTGGGAGTGGATACTATAACAGTGCCTTATGTGCCAAAGTCTCCACTTTTTCCAAAATTTGTTGATCCAAAAATGATGATTTCGAAAAAAACAGACTTGTTGAACAATTTGTTTAATGGTTTGGGACCAGTTTATCCTATGAATTTTAAACCATTTATACCATATTCTGCTACTAGACCATCTTTAGTTAGTACTCCCACTCAAATGCAACAACTACTAAATGCTTTAGGCCAAAATAGTGTAGATGAAGGCAATGGACCATATAAGCGTGGAGCTTTAGGACCTTTTGGTGGCAAACCTTTTGGTCCTATGGGTGCCAAACCTTTTGGTCCTATGGGTCCTAAACCTTTTGGGCCTATGTCTAAATTTGGATCTAAATTTGGGTCTACTTCTAAGTTTGGACCtatgtctaaattttcaagctttaataCTGAACCTGATTATGATATGTCAAGTGACTATTCCCGTAAAAGGAGAAGTACAGATGAATCTTCTGTGGCCAAACTACGATCCATTATGGATGATAGTAAACCAGAGACAAAGAGCTTGGGACCACCACCACCTTATCCTACTCTTGCTCCAATTTCTGAAGAATCAGAAGATGAAGTTAATGTGTTACTTAAGAAAATGGGAAGTGCAACAGCACCAAAGCAATATCTACCAGGATTCTTTGGACCTGTAGTTGATCCATCTATGTTCATAGCAAAGAAGTCTGCTTTTTTggatacattatttaaaaatcttgcTACTAGTACTACTCCATCACCACTACCAACAGAAGCAGAAACTTCAACAACAAAAAGTACCATTGTCCCACCAGATTTTTGGTTTCCAACATCAATAATACCTGGTCCAACTGAATATGATGACAAGGTACAAGAAttcttgaataaattatttgaaagcttgaagcTTAACAAAACTGCCACAAGTGAGACTGAAGGAGCACTCAAAAATGACTTTGCAAGATCTTCTGAACTTGATGAGGATGCAGTGCAATCAAAAATTGCTAGATCTATCGAAGATGTATCATCAATCAATGCAGCTAAGGATGAAATTATTGACACTATACTAGCTGAATTGGGTGACTTGAAAACTAATATGGTATCTACgatgaacgatttaattacatatgAAAAATCCGTATCCACAATGTCAGCAAAGAAACCTTTCAAATCTTTTGGACCAGGTATGTGGCCAAAACCTACTCCAAGCGGAATGCTTCCATTTCAACAAAAAATGGCAGTCTTAAGTCGAGTATTTGACATGCTAACCGATTTGCAAAAGAATATTACTTTAGCAATTCAGAATGCAGTAAAAGCTAAAATGGGTTCTGCCAACGTTCCGGATGGAAGCGCTGGTATTAACTATCCATTCAATTTCAATGATGCTTATCCTTTTGCCAACAACATACCTATCAATATGAGCCTTTTGGACGCTATCAAACAGAGACTGGATTCACTTGAATATGGAATGCCTATTTCTTACAATCCAAGTTTCAATAAATATGAATCAAAGGTAGCTCGAACACTGTCAAAAACTCCAACATCATTTTGGGTGTCTTCTCCTGAAGATGCGGCGGGTATAAAACGGCAAGTTGATAGTGACACAGAATCTTTGATAAGTAAAGATAAGTCTGACCAAAAGCAACAGGCGCGTTCAGTTAAAATGCAAATGCATCAAGGATATCAGAGTTTGCCAGATGGTGCTATAGAGTCTGTGCAAGCAGGAGGCGGATCTGTACCTGGTCATCAGGGTGGAGGAATTAAGTTGCTT ATACAAATGCCTGTATTGCCTAATATACAAGTGCCAGacttacaaaataataattacgaAAACTAG